A window of Chitinophagales bacterium contains these coding sequences:
- a CDS encoding RagB/SusD family nutrient uptake outer membrane protein: MKKKFLIIPTLLLLVIAGCKKGFLDTRPDGIVLEDQLREAFDVAPEIGAVISKGQISGIYTYMYSYNTALRAAGRHDDFGQKSIDLSTDLTAEDMVQTAHHWFGFDYLVDDRQATFARVFTNWNFYYRIIYSANQILAPIDLNTTDPALKSIAGQALALRGWSYLNLAQLFQVTYKGNEMAKGVPIYTSSSDLSSKGRGTLTDVYTQIEADLTKAIDLLAGWTRTSKEQVNQAAARGMLARAYLNMERWSDAATQAAAARQGLSLMSTAQYTAGFSDINNPEWMWGGDLNSNTSTIFASFFSHMDNTSPGYAGALGIYKAISRKLYDKIPATDVRKNNFNSPVTPSVPGLPAYVQLKFRDPGAWVGDYVYMRVAEMYLIEAEALAMSGQEVQARQVLYDLVSKRDAAYTLSTNSGDVLVDEIRTHRRIELWGEGFNLNDFRRWKIAVDRTGSNHRADAVLTLPVGDKRYYYQLPQSELDANINIPAADQNP, encoded by the coding sequence ATGAAGAAAAAATTTCTGATCATACCAACACTTCTTCTCCTGGTCATTGCCGGATGTAAGAAGGGATTTCTGGATACCCGTCCTGATGGGATTGTACTTGAAGACCAGTTACGCGAGGCCTTTGATGTGGCTCCCGAGATAGGAGCGGTGATCTCGAAAGGACAGATCTCCGGTATCTATACCTATATGTATAGCTACAACACGGCCCTGCGTGCCGCCGGGCGTCATGATGACTTTGGACAAAAATCGATCGACCTGAGTACAGATCTGACCGCGGAAGATATGGTGCAAACAGCGCATCACTGGTTTGGGTTTGACTATCTGGTGGATGACCGTCAGGCCACTTTTGCCCGTGTTTTTACCAATTGGAATTTTTATTACCGCATCATCTATAGTGCCAATCAAATACTGGCACCGATCGATCTGAATACAACTGATCCTGCTTTGAAATCGATAGCCGGACAGGCGCTGGCTTTACGCGGATGGAGTTATCTGAACCTGGCCCAACTGTTCCAGGTTACTTATAAAGGAAATGAAATGGCCAAAGGTGTTCCCATTTACACTTCATCCTCTGACCTGAGCTCAAAAGGCCGCGGTACACTGACAGATGTGTATACCCAAATTGAAGCGGACCTGACCAAGGCCATTGATCTGCTTGCGGGATGGACAAGGACAAGCAAAGAACAGGTGAACCAGGCAGCGGCCAGAGGTATGCTGGCCCGTGCTTATTTGAATATGGAAAGATGGTCGGATGCTGCTACCCAGGCCGCTGCTGCCCGTCAGGGATTAAGCCTGATGAGCACCGCACAGTACACGGCGGGTTTTAGTGATATCAATAACCCCGAATGGATGTGGGGTGGTGATCTGAACAGTAATACGTCTACCATCTTCGCTTCGTTCTTCTCTCATATGGATAATACCAGTCCGGGTTATGCAGGTGCCCTTGGAATATATAAAGCCATCTCCAGAAAACTTTATGACAAGATCCCGGCGACCGATGTTCGAAAAAATAATTTCAACAGCCCGGTTACCCCGAGTGTTCCAGGTTTACCTGCTTATGTGCAATTGAAGTTTCGTGACCCGGGTGCCTGGGTAGGCGACTATGTGTACATGCGTGTAGCTGAAATGTATCTCATCGAAGCGGAAGCGCTTGCCATGTCTGGTCAGGAAGTGCAGGCACGTCAGGTATTGTATGATCTGGTCAGTAAAAGAGATGCCGCATACACCCTTTCCACCAATAGCGGAGATGTGTTGGTTGATGAGATCCGCACGCATCGCCGGATTGAGTTGTGGGGTGAAGGATTTAACCTGAATGATTTCCGTCGTTGGAAAATTGCGGTGGATCGTACCGGAAGTAACCATAGGGCGGATGCCGTTCTTACCCTGCCAGTTGGAGATAAAAGGTATTATTATCAATTACCTCAGTCTGAATTGGATGCCAATATCAATATACCTGCGGCGGATCAGAACCCGTGA
- a CDS encoding DUF2330 domain-containing protein, translated as MPKWSLSLDPRYFQVIFQTFFLLYGIFILHWEPDTGHYIASVGGTLLFQFILESNRTKKWVRLKDFQRWGFSGLISAMSLCLLLKTNTVWISLLAAFLTVASKFIFRYKGKHLFNPSAFGIVAVLLLTDGAWLSPGQWGTGTVLLFAVLSLGFIVVTRVQKLDISLAFLISFGGLLFWRQVVYLEWPADFFLHSISTGSLLLFTFFMISDPRTSPNHPVARIVWACIIAFVAFYLSAFQWKYNTPIWVLVAAGPLVPVLDHLFKAKDFEWKNTKLSFRILSTIKSIVMIRFSKKTTAFLLLLAMTGQEAAAFCGFYVSKADGTLKNKTSQVILVRDGNKTVITMSNDFKGNVRDFAMVVPVPVVLAKSDIKVVDGGIFQRLNDYSKPRLVEYYDANPCQQPVVYESLSGSVNGVTVKSVPMSRKKDEDKEYKVKVEATYTVGEYDIVILSAEESGGLKRWLDDNGYKIPKGAEEVLDPYIKSNLKFFVVKVNLEEKSKTGSQQLRPLQIKFESPKFMLPIRLGMANADGDQDMIVYAFTRKGRVETTNYRTLSLPTSKNIPLFVKENFGNFYSNLFEHQIHKEGRSALYLEYAWDVSPSNYVKCDPCVSDPPQWNDLREAGVWWMDRNSREDRVSPDQSANAKVFFTRLHVRYNRKSFPQDLVFQTTPNTENFQARYIVTHPATGEMDCEAGKAYLRSLKERRQDEMEMLTYLTGKDYNDWDQVGMAEEEGVDASAQYATLQDNQKTEQPSPLPGLIFGTVALAGLAMLGYRKV; from the coding sequence ATGCCAAAATGGAGCCTTAGCCTGGACCCCCGTTACTTCCAGGTCATTTTTCAAACTTTCTTTTTACTCTACGGAATATTTATCCTGCATTGGGAGCCTGATACTGGGCATTATATCGCCAGTGTTGGAGGCACCTTGTTATTTCAGTTCATACTTGAATCCAACCGTACCAAAAAATGGGTCCGTTTAAAGGACTTCCAGCGCTGGGGATTCAGTGGCCTGATCAGCGCCATGAGCCTCTGTCTATTACTGAAGACCAACACGGTTTGGATCAGTCTGCTCGCCGCTTTCCTAACCGTAGCCTCGAAATTCATTTTCAGGTATAAAGGCAAACACCTCTTCAACCCTTCGGCTTTTGGTATCGTTGCGGTCCTTTTATTGACCGATGGGGCCTGGTTATCCCCCGGACAATGGGGTACTGGTACGGTATTGCTTTTTGCGGTCCTCAGTCTGGGTTTTATCGTGGTCACCCGCGTGCAGAAACTCGATATCAGTCTGGCATTTTTAATCAGTTTTGGAGGACTACTCTTTTGGCGACAAGTGGTGTATTTGGAATGGCCTGCCGACTTCTTTCTGCATAGCATCAGTACCGGTAGCCTGCTCCTGTTTACCTTTTTTATGATCAGCGACCCGCGTACATCACCCAATCATCCGGTAGCCCGGATAGTGTGGGCTTGTATCATTGCCTTTGTAGCCTTTTACCTATCGGCTTTTCAATGGAAATACAATACACCGATCTGGGTTTTGGTGGCGGCCGGTCCACTTGTTCCGGTGCTTGATCACCTGTTCAAGGCAAAAGATTTTGAATGGAAGAATACAAAGCTGTCCTTTCGCATTTTATCAACCATAAAAAGTATAGTTATGATTCGATTCTCCAAAAAAACAACCGCATTCCTGCTCTTGCTTGCCATGACCGGACAGGAGGCTGCTGCATTCTGTGGCTTCTATGTATCCAAGGCCGATGGCACGCTCAAAAACAAAACCTCCCAGGTCATTTTAGTGCGTGATGGCAATAAGACCGTCATCACCATGAGCAATGATTTCAAGGGAAATGTCCGCGACTTCGCGATGGTGGTACCCGTACCTGTTGTCCTGGCCAAGTCCGATATCAAGGTTGTGGATGGCGGCATTTTCCAACGATTGAATGATTATTCCAAACCCCGGCTGGTCGAGTATTATGATGCCAACCCTTGTCAGCAACCGGTGGTGTATGAATCACTCAGTGGAAGCGTTAACGGGGTGACCGTAAAAAGCGTTCCGATGAGTCGGAAAAAGGATGAAGACAAGGAATACAAAGTAAAGGTGGAAGCTACCTATACGGTGGGTGAATATGATATCGTGATCCTGAGTGCCGAAGAAAGTGGTGGGTTAAAACGTTGGCTGGATGACAATGGGTACAAGATTCCCAAAGGAGCAGAAGAGGTATTGGATCCTTATATAAAAAGCAATCTCAAGTTCTTTGTGGTGAAGGTAAACCTCGAAGAGAAAAGCAAGACAGGTTCGCAGCAACTCCGTCCTTTGCAGATTAAATTCGAATCTCCCAAGTTCATGCTCCCGATACGTTTGGGCATGGCCAATGCCGATGGTGATCAGGATATGATTGTATATGCCTTTACCCGTAAGGGTCGTGTGGAAACCACAAACTACCGCACGCTTTCTTTACCCACCAGCAAGAATATACCGCTGTTTGTCAAAGAGAATTTTGGCAACTTTTATAGCAACTTATTTGAACACCAGATTCATAAAGAAGGGCGCTCCGCGCTTTATCTCGAATATGCCTGGGATGTCAGTCCTTCCAATTATGTGAAATGCGACCCTTGTGTAAGTGACCCTCCCCAATGGAATGACCTGCGCGAAGCCGGTGTATGGTGGATGGACAGGAATTCACGGGAAGACCGGGTTAGCCCGGACCAATCAGCAAATGCCAAGGTATTTTTCACCAGACTCCATGTTCGGTATAACCGGAAGAGTTTTCCCCAGGATCTTGTATTTCAAACCACCCCAAATACGGAGAATTTCCAGGCCAGGTATATTGTTACACATCCGGCCACCGGCGAAATGGACTGTGAAGCAGGAAAAGCTTATCTCCGTTCGTTAAAGGAACGTCGGCAGGACGAAATGGAAATGCTCACCTATTTGACGGGGAAAGACTATAATGATTGGGACCAGGTCGGAATGGCAGAAGAAGAAGGGGTCGATGCCTCTGCCCAATATGCTACCTTGCAGGACAACCAAAAAACTGAACAGCCTTCGCCCTTGCCTGGGTTAATCTTTGGAACAGTGGCTTTGGCGGGTTTGGCGATGCTTGGGTATCGAAAAGTATAA
- a CDS encoding GIY-YIG nuclease family protein, translating to MPYFVYIIYSSQIDQYYIGHTENLKDRLFRHQNSGSKATKKAKDWVLVYSENFESRSEAARREKEIKAKKSRKYIESLVQTVR from the coding sequence ATGCCATATTTTGTTTATATCATTTATTCCAGCCAGATTGATCAATATTATATTGGGCATACCGAAAATCTCAAAGACCGTCTATTTCGTCACCAGAATAGTGGAAGCAAGGCTACCAAGAAGGCAAAGGACTGGGTATTGGTTTACTCTGAGAATTTTGAGAGTAGATCTGAGGCTGCCAGGAGAGAAAAAGAGATTAAAGCAAAAAAAAGCAGGAAGTATATAGAGTCTTTGGTACAGACAGTTCGCTAG
- a CDS encoding SusC/RagA family TonB-linked outer membrane protein: MMQVYAQRVITGKVTDENGIPVANASVMIKETGTGASTDASGQFSLALDADARTLVVSFVGKATQEIPLTSSSAYNIRLAPSGKSLEEVVVVAYGTTTKKTFTGSVSEMKAADINKQQVSNLSRAFEGMLPGVRVSANSGQPGSGQNIILRGLGSISLDNTPLWVVDGVPYNGDINAINPADVESVSVQKGASATALYGSRASNGVIIVTTKKGKGKARFDIQARWGVNTRGVPEYDVIRDPGQYLEVYWQYIKHEAMFRATNPLTEAAAGAFASNAMFGPGNGRLDRYNPYSVPAGQTVIDPVTGKLNSSASLKYYDDWEDELFNNRLRQEYVATMSGSADKTSYLFSLGYLDDGGIVIKTGFERITARLNLEQKVNNWLKLGLNTNYAKTNQDNTLDAALNNNSYQNMFFWTRNVAPIYPIYTRDANGDYVLDPKGNPYYDFGDIGGNPHSMGVRRFSATENPRATLDLDDIYRKADNINTRSFVAINPIKDLTITLNYSYDYRGSRQIRNQNPLYGNAGIIAGQVGVQGRGTLTQNKITTQLMNQLVNYKKTIRDNHNLDLLVGHESYELISENSFATKEIFMLPGLTELGSAAKVVDAQSGRVNHNIESWFARAQYDFDGKYLLSASIRRDGSSRFHPDNRWGNFWSVGAGYVLSEEPFIKNIDFIDQLKIKADYGLVGNDAILYPAGTLNPGVFNYYPYSTQYVVVTSGSANIKPDYIGNKDITWEKNRNLDIGLEFSLFRRLQGSIEYFNRDVQDMLFNVPVAPSTGVQTRAQNFGTISLKGIEFDLNVQVINKKDLKWTLGLNGTHYKTSVKELPDEFVGTNTLPPGRIGTPGANFRLAVGKDPYEYFLWQFAGVDPADGKALYYRDELDANGQPTGKKITTNAFSNAQRYYTGKTAVPDITGGFNTTVRYKNFDLSAIASYGLGGWTYDATYQGLMQSGSTDITTWHKDIIGAWSPSNTGSMIPRISENYQDANQTSDRFLIRSDYIALRNITLGYSFPNSTLTKYGFSSIRVYMVADNVFLSTKRQGLDTRQSFIGNTFNGYAPIRTISAGVNFSF, from the coding sequence ATGATGCAGGTGTACGCCCAACGGGTGATCACCGGCAAGGTGACCGATGAAAACGGTATTCCGGTTGCCAATGCCTCGGTTATGATCAAGGAGACCGGCACCGGCGCCAGTACGGATGCCTCCGGTCAGTTCTCCCTGGCACTCGACGCCGACGCCCGAACACTTGTTGTCTCTTTTGTGGGAAAAGCCACCCAGGAAATCCCCCTCACCTCCTCCTCCGCGTACAATATCCGGTTGGCCCCCTCCGGAAAGTCGCTCGAAGAAGTGGTGGTCGTGGCCTATGGTACCACCACCAAAAAGACCTTCACCGGCTCAGTTTCAGAAATGAAGGCTGCTGACATTAACAAACAACAGGTGTCGAATCTCAGTCGCGCCTTTGAAGGGATGTTACCAGGCGTACGTGTTTCCGCGAATTCGGGTCAACCGGGTTCGGGGCAGAACATTATCCTGCGCGGTTTGGGTTCCATCAGTCTGGACAATACCCCACTCTGGGTAGTGGATGGCGTTCCCTACAACGGGGATATCAATGCCATCAACCCTGCCGATGTTGAATCCGTTTCGGTACAAAAAGGCGCTTCGGCCACCGCCCTTTATGGAAGCCGGGCTTCGAATGGAGTCATCATTGTAACCACCAAGAAAGGAAAGGGTAAGGCCCGGTTTGATATCCAGGCCCGCTGGGGTGTTAACACCCGTGGTGTTCCGGAATATGATGTGATCCGTGACCCGGGTCAATACCTGGAAGTGTACTGGCAATACATTAAACATGAAGCGATGTTTAGGGCAACAAATCCCCTTACTGAAGCCGCCGCCGGTGCCTTTGCCTCCAATGCCATGTTTGGACCAGGTAACGGACGCCTCGATCGCTACAATCCCTATTCCGTTCCCGCTGGTCAAACCGTGATCGATCCCGTAACCGGAAAATTGAACTCCAGCGCGAGTCTGAAATACTATGACGACTGGGAAGATGAACTATTTAATAACCGGCTTCGTCAGGAATATGTAGCTACCATGAGCGGAAGCGCGGACAAAACCTCCTATCTCTTTTCGCTGGGCTACCTGGATGACGGGGGTATCGTGATCAAAACAGGATTTGAACGGATCACCGCCCGCCTGAACCTGGAACAAAAAGTAAACAACTGGCTGAAACTGGGATTGAATACGAATTATGCCAAAACAAACCAGGACAATACCCTGGATGCGGCACTAAATAATAACTCGTACCAGAACATGTTCTTCTGGACCCGGAATGTGGCCCCTATTTACCCCATATATACCCGTGATGCCAATGGGGATTATGTCCTCGATCCAAAAGGCAATCCCTATTATGATTTTGGAGACATTGGTGGTAACCCCCACTCCATGGGCGTACGTCGGTTTAGCGCAACGGAAAATCCCCGCGCCACACTCGACCTCGATGATATCTACAGAAAAGCAGACAATATCAATACCCGGAGTTTTGTGGCCATCAATCCCATCAAGGACCTGACCATCACCCTGAACTATAGTTATGATTACCGGGGAAGCCGGCAGATACGTAACCAGAACCCCCTGTATGGAAATGCCGGTATCATAGCCGGACAAGTAGGTGTACAGGGAAGAGGTACGCTGACACAAAACAAGATTACGACCCAGTTAATGAACCAATTGGTCAATTATAAAAAGACCATTCGTGATAATCATAACCTCGACTTACTTGTAGGACATGAATCCTATGAATTGATATCCGAAAATTCATTTGCTACCAAGGAGATCTTCATGTTACCCGGATTGACCGAATTGGGCTCCGCCGCCAAAGTAGTGGATGCCCAGTCGGGCCGTGTTAACCATAATATTGAAAGCTGGTTTGCCCGTGCACAATACGATTTTGATGGTAAATATCTGCTGAGTGCCAGTATCCGTCGGGATGGCTCTTCTCGTTTCCACCCCGATAACCGCTGGGGTAATTTCTGGTCTGTAGGTGCCGGATATGTTTTGAGTGAAGAGCCCTTTATCAAGAATATCGACTTTATTGACCAATTGAAAATTAAAGCCGATTATGGACTGGTGGGTAATGATGCCATCCTCTACCCTGCCGGTACTCTTAACCCGGGCGTATTTAATTATTATCCTTATTCCACCCAATACGTAGTTGTCACCTCTGGTAGCGCGAACATCAAACCAGACTATATCGGCAACAAGGATATCACCTGGGAAAAGAACCGTAACCTGGATATTGGTTTAGAATTCTCGCTCTTCCGTCGACTCCAGGGCTCCATAGAGTATTTCAACCGGGATGTACAGGATATGTTGTTCAATGTACCGGTCGCCCCATCAACTGGTGTACAAACCCGGGCACAAAACTTTGGTACCATCAGTTTGAAAGGGATCGAATTTGATCTCAATGTACAGGTCATCAATAAAAAGGACCTGAAATGGACACTGGGTCTCAATGGTACGCATTATAAAACAAGTGTGAAGGAACTACCGGATGAATTTGTAGGTACCAACACCCTGCCTCCTGGTCGTATTGGCACTCCTGGCGCCAATTTCCGTCTCGCTGTGGGTAAAGACCCCTATGAGTATTTTCTCTGGCAGTTTGCCGGTGTAGATCCGGCCGATGGAAAAGCCTTGTACTATCGGGATGAGCTGGATGCCAATGGTCAACCTACCGGAAAGAAGATCACGACCAATGCCTTTTCTAATGCACAACGTTACTATACCGGTAAGACCGCTGTTCCGGATATCACCGGAGGTTTCAATACAACGGTACGTTATAAAAACTTTGACTTAAGCGCGATCGCGAGTTACGGATTGGGTGGCTGGACCTATGATGCTACCTATCAGGGACTGATGCAATCGGGTTCCACCGATATCACCACCTGGCATAAGGATATCATCGGTGCCTGGTCTCCTTCCAATACCGGAAGTATGATCCCAAGGATCTCAGAGAACTATCAGGATGCCAACCAAACCTCTGATCGTTTCCTGATCCGTTCGGATTATATCGCCCTGCGTAATATCACCCTGGGCTATTCTTTCCCGAACAGTACATTGACCAAATACGGATTCTCCTCCATTCGCGTGTATATGGTAGCTGATAATGTATTCCTGTCTACCAAACGTCAGGGACTGGATACCCGTCAAAGTTTTATCGGAAATACATTTAATGGTTATGCCCCGATCCGGACCATTTCGGCCGGTGTCAACTTCTCATTCTAA
- a CDS encoding GIY-YIG nuclease family protein has translation MPYFVYIIYSSQIDQYYIGHTENLKDRLFRHQNSGSKATKKAKDWVMVYSENFESRSEAARREKEIKAKKSRKYIESVVQTVR, from the coding sequence ATGCCATATTTTGTTTATATCATTTATTCCAGCCAGATTGATCAATATTATATTGGGCATACCGAAAATCTCAAAGACCGTCTATTTCGTCACCAGAATAGTGGAAGCAAGGCTACCAAGAAGGCTAAGGACTGGGTAATGGTTTACTCTGAGAATTTTGAGAGTAGATCTGAGGCTGCCAGGAGAGAAAAAGAGATTAAGGCAAAAAAAAGCAGGAAGTATATAGAGTCTGTGGTACAGACAGTTCGCTAG
- a CDS encoding response regulator transcription factor has product MRIIIIEDEKPAAEKIQKALAKTGRDLHLIAILKSVADSVQWLQQNAHPDLILMDIELTDGASFRIFDQVKLNVPVIFTTAYDEYWQEAFEHNSIDYLLKPIKQEKLEAALDKYEKLKNYFAQNLQSLLQSTQSPQTGEYKKRFLVKKGADYQSIRAEDIAYFYALNKLVCLVDNKGNKFLLDQSLADIEKNLDPALFFRANRKFLINMNAVKKIRAAAKSKLQIELEPVVQEEVIVSQENASAFKEWMGR; this is encoded by the coding sequence ATGCGTATCATCATCATTGAAGACGAAAAGCCGGCCGCTGAAAAAATACAGAAAGCCCTGGCAAAGACCGGTCGTGACCTGCATTTGATTGCCATCCTGAAAAGCGTGGCCGATTCAGTACAATGGCTTCAGCAAAACGCTCACCCAGATCTCATTCTGATGGATATTGAACTGACCGACGGGGCCTCCTTTCGCATCTTTGATCAGGTTAAACTGAATGTTCCTGTAATCTTCACCACGGCTTACGACGAATACTGGCAGGAAGCCTTTGAACACAACAGCATTGATTATTTACTCAAACCCATCAAACAGGAAAAACTGGAAGCGGCACTGGACAAATATGAAAAACTAAAAAACTATTTTGCCCAAAACCTCCAATCCCTGCTTCAATCCACCCAATCCCCCCAAACCGGAGAATACAAAAAAAGGTTTCTGGTAAAAAAAGGGGCAGACTATCAAAGCATCCGTGCTGAAGACATCGCCTATTTCTATGCCCTGAATAAATTGGTTTGTCTGGTAGATAATAAAGGCAATAAATTTCTGTTGGATCAATCCCTGGCCGATATCGAAAAAAACCTGGACCCCGCCTTATTCTTTCGGGCCAACCGGAAATTCCTGATCAATATGAATGCGGTTAAAAAAATTCGTGCTGCCGCCAAAAGTAAACTTCAGATAGAACTGGAGCCGGTCGTTCAGGAAGAAGTAATTGTGAGCCAGGAAAATGCAAGCGCTTTTAAGGAGTGGATGGGGAGGTAA
- a CDS encoding histidine kinase encodes MRLLFIPLLGVFIPILSGIVTYNKYTWPVLIAANAYFIFTSLCIWRGSQWTHLKTRHLFNKGWNPLPKVVSLSILTSLCGVAVGGFFVILWFYISKETFSWALVYKFLFITSLAVILFTLIYEILYLTKEREVDNQIVDQLDQERTNAELEALRNELDPHFIFNSLNTLNHLILHNPLQAHSFNNKLAQVYKYFLINRHKQLVSLPDELEFMENYFYLLQIRHDDKLNISLDIKPPDSNVLIPPCALQILLENAIKHNSFTTAEPLTIRIQQNGQSLKVSNDVKPKPYPAHSTGIGLKNLSSRYRILCKKDIKVERSGSVFSVRLPLITNP; translated from the coding sequence ATGAGATTGCTGTTTATTCCCTTGCTTGGGGTATTCATCCCCATATTGTCGGGTATTGTTACTTATAATAAATACACCTGGCCGGTGCTTATTGCCGCTAATGCGTATTTTATATTTACATCCTTATGTATCTGGCGGGGTTCGCAGTGGACACATCTCAAAACCCGTCACTTGTTCAATAAGGGATGGAACCCGCTTCCCAAGGTGGTCTCCCTTTCTATACTGACTTCTTTGTGTGGGGTGGCAGTAGGAGGGTTCTTTGTTATTCTCTGGTTCTATATCTCGAAAGAAACTTTTTCCTGGGCACTGGTCTATAAGTTTCTGTTCATTACCTCCCTGGCGGTGATATTGTTTACTTTGATCTATGAGATATTATACCTGACCAAGGAAAGGGAAGTGGACAATCAGATCGTAGACCAATTGGATCAGGAGCGGACCAATGCTGAATTGGAAGCCTTACGCAATGAGCTTGATCCTCATTTTATCTTTAATTCCCTCAATACGCTCAATCACCTGATCCTGCACAACCCGCTGCAGGCGCATTCATTTAATAATAAGCTGGCACAGGTCTATAAGTATTTTCTTATCAACCGCCACAAGCAGTTGGTGTCCCTGCCCGATGAACTGGAGTTCATGGAGAATTATTTTTATCTGTTACAGATCAGGCATGATGACAAATTGAATATTTCTCTCGACATTAAACCACCTGACAGTAATGTGCTGATTCCACCCTGCGCTTTACAGATATTACTGGAGAATGCCATTAAACACAATTCATTTACTACAGCGGAACCGCTCACCATCCGGATTCAGCAGAATGGGCAGTCCCTCAAAGTGAGCAATGATGTAAAACCCAAACCCTATCCGGCCCATTCCACCGGCATTGGCTTGAAGAACCTGAGTTCGCGGTACAGGATCCTTTGTAAAAAAGATATTAAAGTGGAACGTAGCGGTTCAGTTTTTTCCGTACGTCTTCCACTGATCACCAACCCTTAA
- a CDS encoding NYN domain-containing protein: MSTPQYPSVAVLIDGSFFIKRYFALFDKDKKNSPEQVAGDLYNIALRHSKKSSLYRIFYYDCIPLDKKVHNPVDKKIVDFKKTDIYNFRMAFIEELKKKRKVALRLGKIKDSGNWLIRPNITKMLISGDMSNRDLRPDDVYYELKQKEIDMKIGVDIASLAYKKLVNRIILISGDADFVPASKLARREGIDFILDPMWNNIDKSLFEHIDGLNTTCPKPKTVIY, from the coding sequence ATGAGCACTCCGCAATATCCCTCAGTAGCAGTATTAATTGATGGCAGCTTTTTTATAAAAAGGTATTTTGCGCTTTTTGATAAGGATAAAAAAAACTCTCCGGAACAGGTGGCCGGGGATTTATATAATATTGCCCTGCGTCATTCAAAAAAATCAAGTTTATATAGAATATTTTATTACGATTGTATCCCTCTTGATAAAAAGGTTCACAATCCGGTGGATAAGAAAATAGTTGACTTTAAAAAGACAGACATCTATAATTTCAGAATGGCATTTATTGAAGAATTAAAGAAAAAAAGAAAGGTTGCTTTAAGGTTGGGGAAAATAAAGGATTCTGGCAACTGGTTGATTCGTCCAAATATTACTAAAATGTTGATATCCGGGGATATGAGTAATAGAGATTTAAGGCCGGATGATGTATATTATGAATTAAAGCAAAAGGAAATAGATATGAAAATTGGGGTGGATATTGCTTCATTGGCTTATAAGAAACTTGTGAATAGGATTATCCTTATTTCGGGTGATGCTGATTTTGTTCCTGCATCAAAACTCGCAAGAAGGGAGGGGATAGATTTCATTCTTGATCCCATGTGGAATAATATTGATAAGTCGTTGTTCGAACACATTGATGGATTAAACACAACATGTCCAAAACCCAAGACTGTAATTTATTAA
- a CDS encoding response regulator transcription factor: protein MINTLIIEDESAALANLTQLLQEFNSEVDVKATLGTVEESILYLQSEPPVHLIFSDVQLSDGLSFSIFEATRTRIPVIFVTGYDQFVMNAFEYNGIDYLLKPVNRQELEKALRKYHQLQEHFGQSTAPLDNLVEYINKKRKTRLIVRKGLENISLRLEDIVLFFTENKIVYVIDSQGKKFMTEKNLGELEKELDPSLFFRVNRQYIVHINYIKGFKSFEKVKLKVDLALPDLAHQIIISQETAPEFRRWIYEA, encoded by the coding sequence ATGATCAACACCCTAATCATTGAAGATGAGTCGGCCGCCCTGGCCAACCTGACCCAGTTGTTACAGGAATTCAATTCGGAAGTGGATGTAAAAGCTACACTGGGAACCGTTGAGGAGAGTATCCTGTATCTCCAGAGTGAACCTCCGGTACACCTTATTTTTAGCGATGTCCAGTTATCGGATGGGCTATCCTTTTCCATTTTTGAAGCTACCCGAACCCGGATCCCGGTCATCTTTGTAACGGGGTATGACCAGTTTGTAATGAATGCCTTTGAATACAATGGGATTGATTATCTCCTGAAACCGGTCAATCGTCAGGAACTCGAGAAAGCCCTTCGCAAATACCATCAGTTACAGGAACATTTTGGACAATCCACCGCCCCCCTGGATAACCTGGTGGAATACATCAATAAAAAGAGAAAGACCCGGCTGATCGTCCGGAAAGGCCTGGAGAATATTTCCCTCCGGCTGGAGGACATCGTGCTTTTCTTTACCGAGAATAAGATCGTCTATGTGATCGATAGCCAGGGTAAGAAATTCATGACCGAGAAAAACCTCGGTGAATTGGAAAAGGAATTGGATCCTTCGCTTTTCTTCCGGGTCAACCGCCAGTATATCGTCCACATCAATTATATCAAGGGGTTCAAATCCTTTGAAAAGGTCAAACTCAAGGTCGATCTTGCCCTTCCCGATCTTGCTCACCAGATCATAATCAGCCAGGAAACAGCGCCTGAGTTCAGGAGGTGGATTTACGAGGCTTGA